A part of Micromonospora chersina genomic DNA contains:
- a CDS encoding SAM-dependent methyltransferase: MTGEPTTTATDAEARPNVARMYDYYLGGCHNFAADRAAAEQILTLFPDTGVAAQTNRAFLRRAVRHAAERGVRQFLDIGAGLPTQGNVHEIVREVAPDSRVVYVDNDEVAVAYARRLLPADGRTVVVRGDLRRPDELLADPDVRGTLDLAAPVALLLVAVLHFVPDADDPWAAVARLRDATAPGSLLALSHLTMDGAPPLPAQQGKAVYQRSSAPLVPRTHAAALRFFDGYDLVEPGLVWLADWRPDGEPRSAVSHGYGGVGLRR; encoded by the coding sequence GTGACGGGAGAGCCGACCACCACCGCGACCGACGCCGAGGCCCGGCCGAACGTCGCCCGGATGTACGACTACTACCTGGGCGGCTGCCACAACTTCGCCGCCGACCGGGCCGCCGCCGAGCAGATCCTGACGCTCTTCCCCGACACCGGCGTGGCGGCACAGACCAACCGCGCCTTCCTCCGCAGGGCCGTGCGTCACGCGGCCGAGCGGGGCGTACGCCAGTTCCTCGACATCGGAGCCGGGCTGCCCACCCAGGGCAACGTGCACGAGATCGTCCGGGAAGTCGCCCCCGACTCGCGCGTGGTCTATGTGGACAACGACGAGGTCGCCGTCGCGTACGCCCGGCGGCTCCTGCCCGCCGACGGCCGCACCGTCGTGGTCCGGGGCGACCTGCGGCGCCCCGACGAACTGCTGGCCGACCCCGACGTGCGGGGCACCCTCGACCTCGCCGCGCCGGTGGCGCTGCTGCTGGTCGCGGTGCTGCACTTCGTGCCCGACGCCGACGACCCGTGGGCGGCGGTGGCCCGGCTGCGCGACGCCACCGCCCCCGGCAGCCTGCTCGCGCTCTCCCACCTGACGATGGACGGCGCGCCGCCGCTGCCCGCCCAGCAGGGGAAGGCGGTCTACCAGCGCAGCAGCGCGCCGCTCGTGCCGCGCACGCACGCCGCCGCCCTGCGGTTCTTCGACGGGTACGACCTCGTCGAGCCGGGCCTGGTCTGGCTGGCCGACTGGCGGCCGGACGGCGAGCCCCGCTCGGCCGTGTCGCACGGCTATGGCGGGGTCGGCCTGCGCCGCTGA
- a CDS encoding glycoside hydrolase family 65 protein — protein sequence MPQGDESWRIRRTAADMDRLGETESIFALGNGWVGWRGTLDEGEPYEMPGTYLNGFHEQRELSYPEDGYAFPEHSDTVISAPNAALVRLWVGGEPLDLRTGTVRRHERVLDLRAGVVRRETEWISPGGRGVRVRSTRLVSLPRRPVAAVDYQVEPLDSPVEVRVSADLLANERVPERADDPRAASVIHDPLTAETGRRDGTDGVLVHRTERSAQRVAVAVAHRVDAPGTAATDTELTPDRFRLAVTGPLRPGERIRVTKFAAYECAHVDGTPAGELADLVVAEADAARAEGFAALLDAQRAALDAAWATADVELDGDPELQQALRFAVFHLLQSGRADGDRTIPAKGLTGNGYDGHVLWDTEGYVLPVLTYLAPGLARSALRWRHAHLPEARERAAELRLAGATFPWRTLGGRECSAYWPAGSAGLHVNADIADAVLRHVAATGDEDFLAECGVDLLVETARLWHRYGHWSDTGTFHLTGLTGPDEYSALVDDNLFTNLMARRNLRGAADAAERLPEAAARLGVDPAEIAGWRAAADAVHVPYDGKRGVHQQSAGFTEQPEWDFANTRADDYPLLLHFPYLELYRRQVVKQADLVLAMLRCPGEFTADEKARNFAYYEARTVRDSSLSASAQAILAAEVGHLDLAYDLFAETALQDLEDLGDKTADGLHLASLAGAWLVVAQGFGGLRDDRGVLSFDPRLPRRITRLAFHLRWHGHRLRVTLTPDAARYELPDASPADAVELWHHGERLRVTGDAPVTRPMPPVPDAGPEPPSPPGRRPHRRSQEDVGGAG from the coding sequence GTGCCGCAGGGCGACGAGAGTTGGCGGATCCGCCGTACCGCGGCGGACATGGACCGGCTCGGCGAGACCGAGTCGATCTTCGCGCTGGGCAACGGCTGGGTGGGCTGGCGCGGCACCCTCGACGAGGGCGAGCCCTACGAGATGCCCGGCACCTACCTCAACGGGTTCCACGAGCAGCGCGAGCTGAGCTACCCGGAGGACGGGTACGCCTTCCCCGAGCACAGCGACACCGTGATCAGCGCCCCGAACGCCGCGCTCGTCCGGCTCTGGGTCGGCGGTGAGCCGCTGGACCTGCGGACCGGGACGGTCCGTCGGCACGAACGGGTCCTCGACCTGCGCGCCGGGGTGGTCCGCCGGGAGACCGAGTGGATCTCGCCGGGCGGCCGGGGTGTCCGGGTCCGCAGCACCCGGCTGGTCTCGCTGCCTCGCCGGCCGGTCGCCGCGGTCGACTACCAGGTCGAGCCGCTGGACAGCCCCGTCGAGGTGCGGGTCAGCGCCGACCTGCTCGCCAACGAGCGGGTGCCGGAGCGCGCCGACGACCCCCGCGCCGCGTCGGTGATCCACGACCCGCTCACCGCCGAGACGGGCCGGCGCGACGGCACCGACGGGGTGCTCGTGCACCGGACCGAACGCAGCGCCCAGCGGGTCGCCGTCGCGGTCGCCCACCGGGTCGACGCGCCGGGCACCGCCGCGACCGACACCGAGCTGACCCCCGACCGGTTCCGGCTGGCGGTCACCGGCCCGCTGCGCCCCGGCGAGCGGATCCGGGTCACGAAGTTCGCCGCGTACGAGTGCGCGCACGTCGACGGCACGCCGGCCGGCGAGCTGGCCGACCTCGTCGTCGCGGAGGCGGACGCGGCCCGGGCCGAGGGTTTCGCCGCCCTGCTCGACGCGCAGCGGGCCGCCCTCGACGCCGCCTGGGCCACCGCCGACGTCGAGCTGGACGGCGACCCGGAACTCCAGCAGGCGCTCCGGTTCGCGGTGTTCCACCTGCTCCAGTCCGGCCGGGCCGACGGCGACCGGACCATCCCGGCCAAGGGGCTCACCGGCAACGGCTACGACGGCCACGTCCTCTGGGACACCGAGGGCTACGTGCTGCCGGTGCTCACGTACCTGGCGCCGGGGCTGGCCCGCTCGGCGCTGCGCTGGCGGCACGCGCACCTGCCCGAGGCCCGGGAGCGTGCCGCCGAGCTGCGACTGGCCGGGGCCACCTTCCCGTGGCGGACCCTCGGCGGCCGGGAGTGCTCCGCCTACTGGCCGGCGGGCAGCGCCGGGCTGCACGTCAACGCCGACATCGCCGACGCGGTGCTGCGCCACGTGGCGGCCACCGGCGATGAAGATTTCCTCGCCGAGTGCGGCGTGGACCTGCTGGTGGAGACGGCCCGGCTCTGGCACCGGTACGGCCACTGGTCCGACACCGGCACCTTCCACCTGACCGGGCTCACCGGCCCCGACGAGTACTCGGCGCTTGTCGACGACAACCTCTTCACCAACCTGATGGCCCGGCGCAACCTGCGCGGCGCCGCCGACGCCGCCGAACGGCTCCCGGAGGCGGCCGCCCGGCTCGGCGTCGACCCGGCCGAGATCGCCGGCTGGCGGGCCGCCGCCGACGCGGTGCACGTCCCGTACGACGGCAAGCGCGGGGTGCACCAGCAGTCGGCGGGCTTCACCGAGCAGCCCGAGTGGGACTTCGCGAACACCCGCGCCGACGACTACCCCCTGCTGCTGCACTTCCCCTACCTGGAGCTGTACCGCAGGCAGGTGGTCAAGCAGGCTGACCTCGTGCTGGCGATGCTCCGCTGCCCCGGCGAGTTCACCGCCGACGAGAAGGCCCGCAACTTCGCCTACTACGAGGCCCGGACCGTCCGGGACTCGTCGCTGTCGGCCTCCGCGCAGGCGATCCTCGCCGCCGAGGTCGGCCACCTCGACCTGGCGTACGACCTGTTCGCCGAGACGGCGTTGCAGGACCTGGAGGACCTCGGCGACAAGACCGCCGACGGGCTGCACCTGGCCTCGCTGGCCGGGGCCTGGCTCGTGGTGGCGCAGGGCTTCGGCGGGCTGCGCGACGACCGGGGCGTGCTCTCCTTCGACCCGCGGCTGCCCCGCCGGATCACCCGGCTTGCCTTCCACCTGCGCTGGCACGGGCACCGGCTGCGGGTCACGCTGACCCCGGACGCGGCCCGCTACGAGCTGCCCGACGCCAGCCCGGCCGACGCCGTCGAGCTGTGGCACCACGGCGAGCGGCTGCGGGTCACCGGCGACGCCCCGGTCACCCGGCCCATGCCGCCGGTGCCCGACGCGGGCCCCGAGCCGCCGTCACCGCCCGGCCGCCGGCCGCACCGGCGCAGTCAGGAGGACGTGGGCGGCGCGGGCTGA
- a CDS encoding ABC transporter permease: MSHSMTMLGRNFKHTLRNPVAVFNGVLFPIVIMLMFVYVIGGAFDIDGKYIDYIAPGMVVLTICYGLSATALAVNSDMTKGIINRFKVMDISRSAVLTAHVAASMLRSLIAIAAIIGVAFALGFRPAASFTEWLGVIGLIVLVAFATSWITVALGLAAKTPESAGLTSVPLVMLPFLSSAIVPAETMGAGVRQFAEYQPFTPIIETLRDLLAGAPSASSAVAAVAWCVGIALVGYVWALSTFKKRA; the protein is encoded by the coding sequence ATGAGCCACTCGATGACCATGCTCGGTCGCAACTTCAAGCACACTCTCCGCAACCCGGTCGCGGTGTTCAACGGGGTCCTGTTCCCGATCGTCATCATGCTGATGTTCGTCTACGTGATCGGCGGCGCCTTCGACATCGACGGGAAGTACATCGACTACATCGCCCCCGGCATGGTCGTGTTGACGATCTGCTACGGGCTGAGCGCCACAGCGCTGGCCGTGAACTCGGACATGACGAAGGGGATCATCAACCGCTTCAAGGTCATGGACATCTCGCGCAGTGCCGTACTGACCGCCCATGTCGCGGCCAGCATGCTCCGCAGCCTGATCGCCATCGCCGCCATCATCGGGGTGGCGTTCGCGCTGGGGTTCCGACCGGCCGCGAGTTTCACCGAATGGCTGGGCGTGATCGGTCTCATCGTGCTGGTGGCCTTCGCGACCAGCTGGATCACCGTCGCGCTGGGGCTGGCCGCCAAGACCCCGGAGTCGGCGGGGCTGACCTCCGTGCCGCTGGTCATGCTGCCGTTCCTGAGCAGCGCGATCGTGCCCGCCGAGACGATGGGGGCGGGCGTGCGGCAGTTCGCCGAGTACCAGCCCTTCACCCCGATCATCGAGACCCTGCGCGACCTGCTGGCCGGCGCACCGTCCGCGAGCAGCGCGGTCGCCGCCGTCGCCTGGTGCGTCGGGATCGCCCTCGTCGGCTACGTGTGGGCGCTCTCCACCTTCAAGAAGCGAGCCTGA
- a CDS encoding BTAD domain-containing putative transcriptional regulator, with translation MQVRMLGPFEVRTNDGILADVPGARLRALLIALAVEPGRVVPKATLIDWIWGENPPTDAANALQRLASRLRKALPGGVVEGQPGGYRLVVDPDAVDALRFERLLGRARQEEGLPRVRLLREALALWRGAALQDVGLENSTAFDAAVTRLDGLRLAAMEDRFDAEVGIGHGAEVVAELTDAVAAHPLREPLVAALMRALVAAGRDAEALLTYERTREALADALGVDPSPELSALHTALLRGELGRREENRKTNVRAELTSFVGRDADVAAVRGLVAEHRLTTLIGPGGSGKTRLATETARTMVGDLPDGVWLVELAAIGADGDVAQATLAGLGLRDALLGSGPSADPVDGLIAAIREREALLILDNCEHVIESAARFADRVLGECRRLRILATSREPLGITGEALWSVEPLAVPTDASPGEVASSPAVRLLLDRAGAVRKDLGTDEHTLSTVARVCRALDGMPLAIELAAARLRTMSVNQLANRLDDRFRLLTGGSRTALPRHRTLRAVVDWSWELLTDAERTVLGRLSVFSGGASLEAAERVCAGDDVLDLLTSLTEKSLLVSEGDGAPRYRMISTIREYAADRLAEAGESDPARRAHLAYFTELAETAEPHLRRAEQLDWLATLEAEHDNISAAMRGAIAAGEAQAAMRLAAATGWYWWLGGRRAEGIELMIAATRVPGEVTDDVRAMTYGLVVLFVTSGRGDEHQGAEWIHKAYRFSQQSPHRNPLLDLVAPLERILQAPETAVSAFESVLDNEDPWVRALARWQTGKMRIMLGQGGPDAEANLELALAEFRALGERFGISLALAELAGQLATRGEFVGACEHYEQAVGVVTEVGAVEDVIRLRTQQALLYSLQGDRDASAAAIAEAERCAEGVTWPHALVELALAKAELARRDGDTAEARRQLGIATAVLGDEAEQPHISAAIHDVLGYLADDLREARTHRVAAWQAASEAGHPFLLAQILVGVADLALRRDQHEQAARLLAASVGVRGLPDRAHPDAARIERDARRHLGEARFAEVTQEGARSSAAELVEVALAS, from the coding sequence GTGCAGGTCAGGATGCTCGGACCGTTTGAGGTCCGCACGAACGACGGCATCCTGGCCGACGTGCCGGGCGCCCGGCTGCGCGCGCTGCTGATCGCCCTGGCGGTCGAGCCGGGCCGGGTCGTCCCGAAGGCCACGCTCATCGACTGGATCTGGGGGGAGAACCCGCCCACCGACGCCGCGAACGCCCTGCAACGCCTGGCTTCCCGGCTGCGGAAGGCGCTGCCGGGAGGCGTGGTCGAGGGGCAGCCGGGCGGCTACCGGCTGGTGGTGGACCCCGACGCCGTCGACGCCCTGCGGTTCGAACGCCTCCTCGGCCGGGCCCGCCAGGAGGAGGGCCTGCCGCGGGTCCGGCTGTTGCGCGAGGCCCTCGCCCTGTGGCGCGGCGCCGCCCTCCAGGATGTCGGCCTGGAGAACAGCACGGCGTTCGACGCGGCCGTGACGCGGCTCGACGGGCTGCGCCTGGCCGCGATGGAGGATCGCTTCGACGCGGAGGTCGGTATCGGCCACGGCGCGGAGGTGGTCGCCGAGCTGACCGACGCGGTGGCCGCGCATCCACTGCGGGAACCGCTTGTCGCCGCGCTGATGCGCGCGCTCGTTGCGGCCGGCCGCGATGCCGAGGCCCTGCTCACCTACGAACGCACGAGGGAGGCGCTGGCCGACGCGCTGGGCGTCGACCCGTCGCCGGAGCTGTCGGCCCTGCACACCGCGCTGCTGCGCGGCGAGCTGGGCCGGCGGGAGGAGAACCGGAAGACGAACGTGCGTGCCGAGCTGACCAGCTTCGTGGGCCGGGACGCGGACGTCGCCGCCGTCCGCGGGCTCGTCGCGGAGCATCGGCTGACCACCCTGATCGGCCCCGGCGGTTCGGGCAAGACCAGGCTGGCCACGGAGACCGCGCGCACGATGGTCGGTGACCTGCCCGACGGGGTCTGGTTGGTGGAACTCGCCGCGATCGGCGCCGACGGTGACGTCGCGCAGGCGACGCTCGCGGGGCTCGGGCTCCGGGACGCGCTGCTCGGCTCGGGACCGAGCGCCGACCCGGTGGACGGGCTCATCGCCGCCATCCGCGAGCGCGAGGCGCTGCTCATCCTGGACAACTGCGAGCACGTGATCGAGTCGGCGGCGCGGTTCGCCGACCGGGTACTCGGGGAGTGCCGGCGACTGCGGATCCTGGCGACCAGCCGGGAGCCGCTGGGCATCACCGGTGAGGCACTGTGGTCGGTCGAGCCGCTGGCCGTGCCGACCGACGCCAGCCCGGGCGAGGTGGCGTCCTCGCCGGCGGTCCGCCTGCTGCTCGACCGGGCCGGCGCGGTGCGCAAGGACCTCGGGACCGACGAACACACCCTGTCGACGGTGGCGCGCGTGTGCCGGGCGCTGGACGGGATGCCGCTCGCCATCGAACTGGCCGCCGCCCGGCTGCGCACCATGTCCGTCAACCAGCTCGCCAACCGGCTCGACGACCGGTTCCGCCTGCTGACCGGCGGGAGCCGCACGGCGCTGCCCCGACACCGGACGCTGCGCGCGGTTGTCGACTGGAGCTGGGAGCTGCTCACCGACGCCGAACGGACCGTCCTGGGCAGGCTCTCGGTGTTCTCCGGCGGGGCGAGCCTGGAGGCGGCCGAGCGGGTCTGCGCCGGCGACGACGTACTCGACCTGCTCACCTCCCTGACCGAGAAGTCGCTGCTGGTCAGCGAGGGTGACGGCGCCCCGCGCTACCGGATGATCAGCACGATCAGGGAGTACGCCGCGGATCGGCTCGCCGAAGCGGGAGAGTCGGACCCGGCCCGCCGGGCGCACCTCGCCTACTTCACCGAGCTGGCCGAGACCGCGGAGCCGCATCTCCGCCGCGCCGAACAACTGGACTGGCTCGCCACGCTCGAGGCGGAGCACGACAACATCAGCGCCGCCATGCGGGGAGCGATCGCCGCAGGTGAGGCGCAGGCGGCGATGCGGCTCGCGGCGGCCACCGGTTGGTACTGGTGGCTCGGCGGGCGCCGGGCCGAAGGCATCGAGCTGATGATCGCGGCCACCCGCGTACCCGGCGAGGTGACCGACGACGTCCGGGCCATGACGTACGGGCTGGTGGTGCTCTTCGTGACCTCCGGGCGCGGCGACGAGCACCAGGGCGCCGAGTGGATCCACAAGGCGTACCGGTTCAGCCAGCAGAGCCCGCACCGCAACCCGCTGCTGGACCTGGTCGCCCCGCTGGAGCGCATCCTCCAGGCGCCGGAGACCGCGGTGTCCGCGTTCGAGTCGGTGCTGGACAACGAGGACCCCTGGGTACGCGCCCTGGCCCGCTGGCAGACCGGCAAGATGCGGATCATGCTCGGCCAGGGCGGCCCGGACGCGGAGGCCAACCTGGAGCTGGCGCTGGCCGAGTTCCGGGCGCTCGGCGAACGGTTCGGGATCTCCCTGGCCCTGGCCGAGCTGGCGGGCCAACTCGCGACGCGCGGCGAGTTCGTGGGCGCGTGCGAGCACTACGAGCAGGCGGTCGGGGTCGTCACCGAGGTCGGCGCCGTCGAGGACGTCATCCGGCTACGGACCCAGCAGGCCCTGCTGTACTCGCTCCAGGGCGACCGGGACGCCAGCGCGGCCGCCATCGCCGAGGCCGAACGGTGCGCCGAAGGGGTCACCTGGCCGCACGCGCTCGTCGAGCTGGCCCTCGCCAAGGCGGAGCTCGCGCGCCGGGACGGCGACACCGCGGAGGCACGCCGCCAGCTCGGGATCGCGACCGCCGTGCTGGGCGACGAAGCGGAGCAGCCGCACATCAGCGCGGCCATCCACGACGTGCTCGGCTACCTGGCCGACGATCTCCGTGAGGCCCGTACGCACCGCGTGGCGGCCTGGCAGGCGGCGTCCGAGGCGGGACACCCCTTCCTCCTCGCCCAGATACTCGTCGGTGTCGCCGACCTCGCACTCCGCCGCGACCAGCACGAGCAGGCGGCGCGGCTGCTCGCGGCCAGCGTCGGCGTACGCGGACTGCCGGATCGCGCCCACCCGGACGCGGCCCGGATCGAGCGGGACGCACGGCGTCACCTCGGCGAAGCACGGTTCGCCGAGGTGACGCAAGAGGGTGCGCGGTCGAGCGCGGCCGAGCTGGTCGAGGTCGCGCTCGCGTCGTGA
- a CDS encoding SdrD B-like domain-containing protein gives MRPNSLSRSLRRVVPTTLAALALGAATLPADAVAAGRTQPDLVVDLVTTDVLNPAEGETFNAQVDLRNYGNGDSGPVKVTVSVPAGLRTTTPYTGTGWTCTVAGATSYSCAYPALSAGQRSQLNVPFEVAGATPGTTVPITATIAPDKRESNTGNNTGSVTVAIAGTCVIRGVVWHDLDGDGQREDGEPGIGPDGVLQVTLWRPQGQTIGGGSATVNPDGTWSITARTELLYQVRVEATSQYDKTAGNVGDDATDSDLVTAYQWDPTLLAASAEFSAHAGEEYVVDAGLITRS, from the coding sequence ATGCGACCGAACTCCCTGTCCCGCTCGCTCCGACGTGTCGTCCCCACCACCCTGGCCGCCCTCGCCCTCGGCGCGGCGACCCTTCCGGCCGACGCGGTGGCGGCCGGAAGGACCCAGCCCGACCTGGTCGTCGACCTCGTGACGACCGACGTGCTCAACCCGGCGGAGGGCGAGACCTTCAACGCCCAGGTCGACCTGCGCAACTACGGCAACGGCGACTCGGGCCCGGTCAAGGTCACCGTCTCGGTGCCCGCCGGCCTGCGCACCACGACCCCGTACACCGGCACGGGGTGGACCTGCACGGTGGCGGGCGCGACCAGCTACTCGTGCGCGTACCCGGCACTGTCGGCCGGACAGCGCAGCCAGCTGAACGTGCCGTTCGAGGTGGCCGGCGCCACCCCCGGCACCACCGTGCCGATCACCGCGACGATCGCCCCCGACAAGCGGGAGTCGAACACCGGCAACAACACCGGCTCGGTGACCGTGGCCATCGCGGGCACCTGCGTCATCCGTGGTGTCGTGTGGCACGACCTGGACGGCGACGGGCAGCGCGAGGACGGCGAGCCGGGCATCGGGCCGGACGGCGTGCTCCAGGTGACCCTCTGGCGGCCGCAGGGGCAGACCATCGGCGGCGGGTCGGCCACCGTGAACCCGGACGGCACCTGGTCCATCACGGCCCGGACCGAACTGCTCTACCAGGTACGGGTGGAGGCGACCAGCCAGTACGACAAGACCGCCGGGAACGTGGGTGACGACGCCACCGACTCGGACCTGGTGACGGCGTACCAGTGGGACCCGACCCTGCTCGCCGCCAGCGCCGAGTTCTCGGCCCACGCCGGTGAGGAGTACGTCGTCGACGCCGGTCTGATCACCCGGAGCTGA
- a CDS encoding ATP-binding cassette domain-containing protein, translating to MTSSAIAASGLRKAYKDKVVLDGIDLDVAAGTVFSLLGPNGAGKTTTVNVLTTLMKADGGTVRVAGHDVATETKAVRAAIGVTGQFAAVDDLLTGRENLQLMAALKGLRPGESKLVVDDLLERFDLAESAQKMTTTYSGGMRRKLDLAMTLVGKPRIIFLDEPTTGLDPRSRRTMWDIIRGLVAEGVTIFLTTQYLEEADRLADRIAVLDQGKLVAQGTPAELKRQIPGSHVRLRFAGDLELDSAMRVLTDATRDDEEDLILRVPSDGGARSLRALLAQLDTHSIEVEEFSVHTPDLDDVFLALTGRTSTKVNA from the coding sequence ATGACGAGTTCAGCGATCGCGGCCTCGGGGCTGCGGAAGGCGTACAAGGACAAGGTCGTTCTCGACGGCATCGACCTCGATGTCGCCGCGGGCACGGTCTTCTCCCTGCTCGGCCCGAACGGGGCGGGCAAGACGACGACGGTCAACGTGCTGACCACCTTGATGAAGGCCGACGGCGGCACGGTCCGCGTCGCCGGCCATGACGTGGCGACGGAGACGAAGGCCGTACGGGCGGCCATCGGCGTCACCGGCCAGTTCGCCGCGGTGGACGACCTGCTGACCGGCCGCGAGAACCTCCAGTTGATGGCGGCGCTCAAGGGTCTGCGCCCGGGCGAGAGCAAGCTGGTGGTCGACGACCTGCTGGAGCGGTTCGACCTGGCGGAGTCGGCGCAGAAGATGACGACGACCTATTCCGGGGGCATGCGCCGGAAGCTGGATCTGGCGATGACCCTGGTGGGCAAGCCGCGGATCATCTTCCTGGACGAGCCGACGACGGGCCTGGACCCGCGCAGCCGGCGGACGATGTGGGACATCATCCGCGGGCTGGTGGCCGAGGGCGTGACCATCTTCCTGACCACGCAGTACCTGGAGGAGGCCGACCGGCTCGCGGACCGGATCGCGGTGCTCGACCAGGGCAAGCTGGTCGCCCAGGGCACTCCGGCCGAGCTCAAGCGGCAGATCCCCGGCAGTCACGTCCGGCTCCGGTTCGCCGGTGACCTCGAACTCGACTCCGCCATGCGGGTCCTCACCGACGCCACGCGCGACGACGAGGAGGACCTGATCCTGCGGGTTCCCAGCGACGGTGGGGCGAGGTCGCTGCGCGCCCTGCTGGCGCAACTCGACACCCATTCCATCGAGGTCGAGGAGTTCTCGGTGCACACGCCGGACCTCGACGACGTCTTCCTTGCCCTGACCGGCCGTACGAGCACGAAGGTGAACGCATAA
- a CDS encoding SMI1/KNR4 family protein, which yields MTDDRRALPPALSEAHEVGFDYRDGAGVDFEPYPDFLDAGETAEWWRAWTGNAELDGSEFRVFGQDGTGGLAAFWLVRDGEPIERQPVVFLGSEGEMGVVAQNLWAYLWLLADGFGPWEATAYPDHEHEPRMDGRLTEIAERWAPSQRRSASEVIAAAREEFPGFEELIDSMCR from the coding sequence GTGACAGACGACCGTCGTGCCCTGCCGCCCGCGCTCTCCGAAGCTCATGAGGTCGGCTTCGACTACCGGGACGGGGCCGGTGTCGACTTCGAGCCGTACCCCGACTTCCTCGACGCCGGTGAGACCGCCGAGTGGTGGCGGGCCTGGACGGGAAACGCCGAGCTCGACGGATCCGAGTTCCGGGTCTTCGGGCAGGACGGCACGGGTGGCCTCGCCGCGTTCTGGCTGGTGCGTGATGGTGAGCCGATCGAGCGGCAGCCCGTGGTGTTCCTCGGTTCCGAGGGTGAGATGGGTGTCGTGGCGCAGAACCTGTGGGCCTACCTGTGGCTCCTCGCCGACGGCTTCGGGCCCTGGGAGGCGACGGCATACCCCGACCACGAACACGAGCCCCGCATGGATGGCCGCCTCACCGAGATCGCCGAACGGTGGGCGCCGTCGCAGCGCAGGTCGGCGAGTGAGGTCATCGCTGCGGCGCGGGAGGAGTTTCCCGGTTTCGAGGAGCTGATCGACTCGATGTGCCGGTAG
- a CDS encoding DUF4097 family beta strand repeat-containing protein: protein MLTFTTPAPVAATIEVAGAQVRINATDRTDTVVLVEPVDAASRKDVKVAEKTTVDFAGGRLSVKTTVSGDKDGSVAITIDLPTGSSLATYLAHSEVHADGAFGGCELHLASGRVQVDRVDALRANIASGEVAVGHVAGRADIDGGAFTLRIGEVEGTVALSNSGGRTWIGHAFGDLELSSASCDFDIDRADGGVTATTASGAIRIGRMTHGQAKLMNGSGNIEVGISESAAAHIDVVSERASVRDTVSTGGNPDRSNGTVSVHARTRHGDIVVQRVAG, encoded by the coding sequence ATGCTTACTTTCACCACGCCGGCCCCCGTCGCCGCCACCATCGAGGTCGCCGGCGCCCAGGTGCGGATCAACGCTACCGACCGGACCGACACCGTCGTGCTGGTCGAACCCGTCGACGCGGCGAGCCGCAAGGACGTCAAGGTGGCCGAGAAGACCACTGTCGACTTCGCCGGCGGTCGGCTGTCGGTCAAGACGACCGTCTCCGGGGACAAGGACGGATCGGTCGCCATCACGATCGACCTGCCCACGGGCTCCAGCCTGGCCACCTACCTCGCCCACTCGGAGGTCCACGCCGACGGCGCGTTCGGCGGGTGCGAGCTGCACCTGGCGTCGGGCCGCGTCCAGGTCGACCGGGTCGACGCGCTGCGGGCGAACATCGCGTCCGGTGAGGTCGCGGTCGGCCACGTCGCCGGGCGCGCCGACATCGACGGTGGGGCGTTCACCCTGCGGATCGGCGAGGTCGAGGGGACTGTCGCGCTGTCCAACTCGGGCGGGCGGACCTGGATCGGCCACGCCTTCGGCGACCTGGAGCTGAGCAGCGCCAGCTGTGACTTCGACATCGACCGCGCCGACGGCGGCGTCACCGCCACGACGGCCAGCGGCGCCATCCGGATCGGCCGGATGACGCACGGTCAGGCGAAGCTGATGAACGGCTCGGGGAACATCGAGGTCGGCATCAGCGAGAGCGCCGCCGCCCACATCGACGTCGTGAGCGAACGCGCGTCGGTGCGGGACACCGTCTCGACGGGCGGAAACCCCGACCGATCGAACGGTACGGTCTCCGTCCACGCCCGCACCCGGCACGGGGACATTGTCGTCCAGCGCGTCGCGGGCTGA